The following are encoded together in the Bacillus sp. NP157 genome:
- the recC gene encoding exodeoxyribonuclease V subunit gamma — translation MNDTHDIAPGLMVLHGNRLEDLRDILVGWLRQAPLRPLEDERVLVQSNGIAQWFRLALARAEADGGLGIAASVNVELPGRFLWDAYRAVLGRDAVPPESPFDKSRLVWRLMRLLPALAREPVFEPLAAFLGDGEDARKCHQLAERLADLYDGYQVYRADWLDDWAAGRDVMRDARGGELAMAEGDRWQAALWRRLLDDVGPADADGHRAAVHARFLKAASSASERPRALARRIVVFGMSSLPRQTLEALSALSRWSQIVLVVLNPCRHYWADIVDDRELLRAERRRQQAKPGMPLSPDEGDLHLYANPLLAAWGKQGRDYIRLLDEFDHPESYRHRFTAWDQRIDFFEPPAAGTLLGSVQSAILELEPVPATRTPIAVDDDSIAFHVAHGPQREVEILHDQLLARFEASARAGQPILPRDVIVMVPDIDTYAPHIDAVFGRVMRDDPRYVPYSIADRASRGSVPIVMALDRLLGMTESRFGAGDMADLLDVPALRQRFGLREDDLPLLHRWVEGAGIRWGLDAEQRASLGLPALDQNTWWFGLRRMLLGYAVGQGDAWGEIEPYAEVGGLDAALVGPLADLVERLGAHWRAMATPATATDWGVRLRGLMRDFFKATEPDDCVREQRLLDALDAWERACVEAGFDGPVPLDVVREAWLGQIDDGGLSKRFLAGAVSFGTLMPMRAIPFRLVCLLGMNDGAYPRARPAMDFDLMARAGAWRPGDRSRREDDRYLFLEALLSARDALHIGWVGRSARDNAERAPSVLVGQLRDYLAAGWTDAAGHDVLPRLTVEHPLQPFSPAYFHEGDPRLFTYANEWRHVHGGEAASGNDSLPAWTVERPIALATLRQFLRHPVREFFHARLGVRFAMPDVASEALEPFALNGLDRFGMTDVLVRAALREEQPSQLAIAAATARLQRSGVLPMGGFAAPVRRELEEAAAVVYGRYVAERRHWPIEAGKFEVRVECAGVVIEDWLAGLRANDAGDLAALLVSPTAVLDSRGSPLAHRVVAPWVDHLVAQAAGHAIETRYIGPDGSIVMRPMPRDVAHAALAALVDAWREGMSRPLPVAMKTAIAWIGTDKGEPEAGARRAYGPGDDYGRGEVDDDAYLARAWPSFDAMLEAGFVDHLRPYIDLCAALGVEHA, via the coding sequence TTGAACGACACGCACGACATTGCGCCGGGCCTCATGGTCCTGCACGGCAATCGCCTGGAAGACCTGCGCGACATCCTCGTCGGATGGCTACGCCAGGCGCCGTTGCGCCCGCTGGAAGACGAGCGCGTGCTGGTCCAGTCCAATGGCATCGCCCAATGGTTCCGCCTCGCACTGGCGCGCGCCGAAGCCGACGGCGGACTCGGCATCGCGGCGTCGGTGAACGTGGAGCTGCCGGGCCGTTTCCTGTGGGACGCCTATCGCGCGGTGCTGGGTCGCGATGCCGTGCCGCCCGAATCGCCCTTCGACAAGTCGCGCCTGGTCTGGCGGCTGATGCGCCTGCTGCCCGCGCTCGCCCGCGAGCCGGTGTTCGAACCGCTCGCCGCCTTCCTCGGCGATGGCGAGGACGCACGCAAATGCCACCAACTGGCAGAGCGGCTCGCGGACCTCTACGACGGCTACCAGGTCTACCGCGCCGACTGGCTCGACGACTGGGCGGCCGGCCGCGACGTGATGCGCGATGCGCGCGGCGGTGAACTGGCCATGGCGGAGGGCGACCGTTGGCAGGCGGCGCTGTGGCGCCGCCTGCTGGACGACGTGGGCCCCGCCGATGCCGATGGCCACCGCGCCGCTGTCCACGCGCGTTTCCTCAAGGCCGCGTCGTCGGCCAGCGAACGGCCGCGTGCGCTGGCGCGCCGGATCGTGGTGTTCGGCATGTCGTCGTTGCCGCGACAGACGCTCGAGGCCCTGTCGGCCCTGTCGCGCTGGTCGCAGATCGTGCTGGTCGTGCTCAATCCCTGCCGGCACTACTGGGCCGACATCGTCGACGACCGCGAACTGCTGCGCGCCGAGCGGCGCCGGCAGCAGGCTAAGCCAGGCATGCCTTTGTCGCCCGACGAGGGCGACCTGCACCTCTACGCAAATCCGCTGCTCGCGGCGTGGGGCAAGCAGGGGCGCGACTACATCCGCCTGCTCGACGAATTCGACCATCCGGAAAGCTATCGCCATCGTTTCACCGCGTGGGACCAGCGCATCGATTTCTTCGAGCCCCCCGCCGCGGGCACTCTGCTGGGTAGCGTGCAGTCGGCGATCCTCGAACTGGAGCCGGTGCCGGCAACACGCACGCCGATCGCCGTGGACGACGATTCCATCGCCTTCCACGTGGCGCACGGCCCGCAGCGCGAAGTGGAGATCCTCCACGACCAGCTGCTCGCCCGGTTCGAAGCATCCGCCCGCGCGGGCCAGCCGATCCTGCCGCGCGACGTGATCGTGATGGTGCCGGACATCGACACCTATGCACCGCACATTGATGCGGTGTTCGGTCGGGTCATGCGCGACGACCCCCGCTACGTGCCCTACAGCATCGCCGATCGCGCATCGCGCGGCAGCGTCCCTATCGTGATGGCGCTCGACCGCCTGCTCGGCATGACCGAATCGCGCTTTGGCGCGGGCGACATGGCCGACCTGCTCGACGTGCCGGCCTTGCGCCAGCGCTTCGGGCTGCGTGAGGACGACCTGCCGCTGCTGCATCGCTGGGTCGAGGGCGCTGGCATCCGCTGGGGCCTGGACGCGGAACAGCGTGCTTCGCTCGGTCTTCCGGCCCTGGACCAGAACACCTGGTGGTTCGGCCTGCGCCGCATGCTGCTCGGCTACGCGGTCGGGCAGGGCGACGCGTGGGGCGAGATCGAGCCTTACGCCGAAGTCGGTGGACTCGACGCCGCGCTGGTCGGGCCGCTGGCGGACCTCGTCGAACGCCTCGGCGCACACTGGCGAGCCATGGCCACGCCGGCCACGGCGACGGACTGGGGCGTTCGCCTGCGCGGCCTCATGCGCGATTTCTTCAAGGCCACCGAGCCCGACGACTGTGTGCGCGAGCAGCGCCTGCTCGACGCGCTGGATGCGTGGGAGCGCGCCTGCGTGGAGGCCGGCTTCGACGGACCCGTCCCGCTGGATGTCGTGCGCGAAGCCTGGCTCGGCCAGATCGACGACGGCGGCCTGTCCAAGCGTTTCCTCGCGGGCGCGGTGAGCTTCGGCACGCTCATGCCGATGCGTGCCATTCCGTTCCGCCTGGTCTGCCTGCTCGGCATGAACGACGGTGCGTACCCGCGCGCCAGGCCGGCGATGGATTTCGACCTGATGGCGCGTGCGGGCGCATGGCGCCCGGGCGACCGTTCGCGGCGCGAGGACGATCGGTACCTGTTCCTCGAAGCCCTGTTGTCGGCACGCGATGCCCTGCACATCGGCTGGGTTGGCCGCAGCGCCCGCGACAATGCCGAACGCGCGCCGTCGGTACTGGTCGGCCAGCTGCGCGATTACCTGGCCGCGGGTTGGACCGACGCGGCCGGGCACGACGTACTGCCGCGCCTCACCGTCGAGCACCCGCTGCAGCCGTTCAGCCCGGCGTATTTCCACGAAGGCGATCCCCGCCTGTTCACCTATGCCAACGAATGGCGCCATGTGCACGGTGGCGAAGCCGCGTCGGGCAACGACAGCCTGCCTGCGTGGACAGTCGAACGTCCGATTGCCCTCGCCACGTTGCGTCAGTTCCTGCGCCATCCCGTGCGCGAATTTTTCCACGCGCGCCTCGGCGTGCGCTTCGCCATGCCCGACGTGGCCAGCGAAGCGCTGGAGCCCTTCGCGCTGAACGGCCTCGACCGCTTCGGCATGACCGACGTGCTGGTCCGCGCGGCCCTGCGCGAGGAACAGCCGTCCCAACTGGCGATCGCGGCAGCCACGGCCCGGCTGCAACGCAGTGGCGTGCTGCCGATGGGTGGCTTCGCTGCACCCGTACGCCGCGAGCTGGAGGAGGCTGCCGCAGTGGTCTACGGACGCTACGTCGCCGAGCGACGCCACTGGCCGATCGAGGCCGGTAAGTTCGAGGTGCGCGTCGAATGCGCCGGCGTCGTCATCGAAGACTGGCTGGCAGGCCTGCGGGCCAACGACGCAGGTGACCTGGCCGCGCTGCTGGTGTCGCCCACCGCCGTCCTCGATAGCAGGGGTTCGCCGCTGGCCCATCGCGTCGTCGCCCCGTGGGTCGACCACCTGGTGGCACAGGCCGCCGGCCATGCGATCGAGACCCGCTACATCGGGCCGGATGGCAGCATCGTGATGCGGCCGATGCCGCGCGACGTGGCCCATGCGGCGCTCGCCGCGCTGGTGGACGCGTGGCGCGAGGGCATGTCACGGCCGTTGCCGGTCGCCATGAAAACCGCCATCGCGTGGATCGGCACCGACAAGGGTGAGCCAGAGGCCGGGGCCCGGCGAGCGTACGGCCCGGGCGACGACTACGGCCGCGGCGAGGTGGACGACGACGCTTACCTGGCGCGGGCGTGGCCGAGCTTCGACGCCATGCTCGAAGCGGGCTTCGTCGATCACCTGCGACCCTACATCGATTTGTGCGCGGCGCTCGGGGTGGAACACGCATGA
- a CDS encoding CopD family protein: MAYLLTKSLHIVFVIAWMATVFYLPRILVNIKEAEAEPAAVKARLELMGRRLYRFGHMMFGMAFLFGLVLWLYFGIAGAWLHAKLALVVLMLAYFIWSGRALKRSMAGGPLPSAKALRIGNELPVLVLLAIVYLVVAKPF, translated from the coding sequence ATGGCTTACCTGCTGACCAAGTCCCTGCACATCGTCTTCGTCATCGCGTGGATGGCGACGGTGTTCTACCTGCCGCGCATCCTGGTCAACATCAAGGAGGCCGAGGCTGAGCCGGCCGCGGTCAAGGCGCGGCTGGAGCTCATGGGCCGCCGCCTCTATCGCTTCGGCCACATGATGTTCGGCATGGCGTTCCTGTTCGGCCTGGTGCTCTGGCTTTATTTCGGCATCGCCGGCGCCTGGTTGCATGCAAAGCTCGCGCTCGTCGTGCTCATGCTTGCGTACTTCATCTGGTCGGGCAGGGCGCTCAAGCGCAGCATGGCGGGCGGCCCACTGCCATCGGCAAAGGCGCTTCGCATCGGCAACGAACTGCCGGTGCTCGTGTTGCTCGCCATCGTCTACCTCGTGGTCGCCAAGCCGTTCTGA
- a CDS encoding rRNA pseudouridine synthase → MTEPMRLAKRVAELAQCSRRDADMYIEGGWVRVDGVVVEQPQFKVLEQRVEIDPQAKLTPPEPATMVLHKPAGMTVDEARALVRPESHAEGDFSGVRLLHRHFARLESPLPMPDMASGLLVFTQDWRVKRRLQEDLDRIEQELVVEVSGELSPAGLAQLNHGMVFDNYALPPIKVSWQNESHLRFAMKRVSPETMVRMCETVGLEVLGIKRIRVGRVPMSRLEPGQWRYLPTTDRF, encoded by the coding sequence ATGACCGAACCCATGCGCCTCGCCAAACGTGTCGCCGAGCTGGCCCAGTGCTCGCGGCGCGACGCCGACATGTACATCGAGGGTGGCTGGGTCCGCGTCGATGGCGTGGTCGTGGAACAGCCGCAGTTCAAGGTGCTGGAACAGCGCGTCGAGATCGATCCCCAGGCGAAGCTGACTCCGCCCGAGCCGGCCACGATGGTGCTGCACAAGCCCGCCGGGATGACGGTGGACGAGGCGCGCGCCCTGGTGCGGCCGGAAAGCCACGCGGAGGGTGACTTCTCCGGCGTCCGCCTGCTGCATCGCCATTTCGCCCGGCTCGAATCGCCGTTGCCGATGCCAGACATGGCCAGCGGACTGCTGGTGTTTACCCAGGACTGGCGTGTGAAACGGCGGCTGCAGGAGGACCTGGACCGGATCGAGCAGGAACTCGTCGTCGAGGTGTCTGGCGAACTTTCGCCGGCGGGCCTTGCCCAGCTGAACCACGGCATGGTTTTCGACAACTACGCGCTTCCGCCGATCAAGGTGAGCTGGCAGAACGAGTCCCACCTGCGCTTCGCGATGAAGCGTGTTTCGCCCGAGACGATGGTTCGCATGTGCGAAACCGTGGGCCTGGAGGTGCTCGGCATCAAGCGGATCCGGGTCGGTCGCGTCCCCATGTCGCGGCTTGAGCCTGGCCAGTGGCGTTACCTGCCGACGACCGATCGCTTCTAA
- the uvrB gene encoding excinuclease ABC subunit UvrB, which yields MTDRFQLVSPYQPSGDQPEAIRRLTEGFDAGLAAQTLLGVTGSGKTFTIANVIEKIQKPTIVLAPNKTLAAQLYGEFKEFFPHNAVEYFVSYYDYYQPEAYVVASDTFIEKDSSINDHIEQMRLAATKALLSRRDAIIVATVSAIYGLGDPEDYMSLRLILSRGEHIDQRALIRQLTELQYVRNEMELRRGTYRVRGEVIDVFPAESEAEALRIELFDGDVENLSLFDPLTGEVLRKVPRYTVYPKTHYATTRQSVLNAMETIKVELSERLEQLYKDNKLVEAQRLEQRTRFDLEMMAEVGFCQGIENYSRHMTRRGAGEPPPTLFDYLPPDALMVVDESHVTVPQLGAMYKGDRSRKETLVEFGFRLPSAMDNRPLRFEEWERRKPRAIYVSATPAKYELEQADDNVVELLVRPTGLIDPEVEVRPVRTQVDDLLGEIRLRIAMGDRVLVTTLTKRMAENLTDYLSEHDVKVRYLHSDIDTVERTEIIRDLRLGEFDVLVGINLLREGLDMPEVSLVAVLDADKEGFLRSNRSLIQTIGRAARNVRGKAILYADEITRSMKEAMDETARRRERQIEYNTLHGITPKTVVRRIADIMEGARADLGSRGKGKKGKEPKKVAEAAPDYGSLSPEQAGTLIKKLEARMYKHAQNLEFEEAGKVRDEIHRVRERALR from the coding sequence ATGACCGACCGTTTCCAGCTCGTCTCGCCGTACCAGCCCTCCGGTGACCAGCCCGAGGCCATCCGCCGCCTGACCGAAGGCTTCGACGCCGGCCTGGCCGCCCAGACCCTGTTGGGCGTGACGGGTTCGGGCAAGACCTTCACCATCGCCAACGTGATCGAGAAGATCCAGAAGCCGACGATCGTGCTGGCGCCGAACAAGACGTTGGCCGCTCAGCTTTACGGCGAGTTCAAGGAGTTCTTCCCGCATAACGCGGTGGAGTACTTCGTCAGCTACTACGACTACTACCAGCCGGAAGCCTACGTGGTGGCCTCGGATACCTTCATCGAGAAGGATTCGAGCATCAACGACCACATCGAGCAGATGCGCCTGGCGGCGACCAAGGCGCTGCTGTCCCGTCGCGACGCGATCATCGTCGCGACGGTATCGGCGATCTACGGCCTGGGCGATCCGGAGGACTACATGAGCCTCCGCCTGATCCTGTCGCGTGGCGAACACATCGACCAGCGGGCGCTGATCCGCCAGCTGACCGAGCTGCAATACGTGCGCAACGAGATGGAGCTGCGTCGCGGTACCTATCGCGTGCGCGGCGAAGTGATCGATGTGTTCCCGGCCGAGTCCGAAGCGGAAGCGCTGCGCATCGAGTTGTTCGATGGTGACGTGGAAAACCTGTCGCTGTTCGATCCGCTCACCGGCGAAGTGTTGCGCAAGGTGCCGCGTTACACCGTGTATCCGAAGACGCATTACGCCACGACGCGCCAGAGCGTGCTCAACGCGATGGAGACGATCAAGGTCGAACTGTCCGAACGCCTCGAACAGCTCTACAAGGACAACAAGCTGGTCGAGGCGCAGCGGCTGGAGCAGCGCACCCGTTTCGACCTGGAGATGATGGCGGAAGTGGGTTTCTGCCAGGGCATCGAGAACTATTCCCGGCACATGACCCGCCGCGGCGCGGGCGAGCCGCCGCCGACGCTGTTCGATTACCTGCCGCCCGATGCCCTGATGGTGGTCGACGAATCGCATGTGACCGTGCCGCAGCTGGGCGCCATGTACAAGGGCGACCGTTCGCGCAAGGAAACCCTGGTGGAGTTCGGTTTCCGCCTGCCGTCCGCGATGGACAACCGGCCGTTGCGCTTCGAGGAGTGGGAGCGGCGCAAGCCGCGCGCCATCTACGTCTCGGCGACGCCGGCGAAGTACGAGCTGGAGCAAGCGGACGACAACGTCGTCGAACTGCTCGTTCGCCCGACCGGCCTGATCGATCCGGAAGTGGAAGTGCGCCCGGTACGTACGCAGGTGGATGACCTGCTTGGCGAGATCCGCCTGCGCATCGCGATGGGCGATCGCGTGCTGGTGACCACGCTGACCAAGCGGATGGCGGAGAACCTGACCGATTACCTCTCCGAGCACGACGTCAAGGTGCGTTACCTGCATTCGGACATCGATACGGTCGAGCGCACGGAAATCATCCGCGACCTGCGCCTGGGCGAGTTCGACGTGCTGGTCGGCATCAACCTGCTGCGCGAAGGCCTGGACATGCCCGAGGTGTCGCTGGTGGCGGTGCTGGACGCCGACAAGGAAGGCTTCCTGCGTTCCAATCGCTCGCTGATCCAGACCATCGGCCGCGCGGCCCGTAACGTCCGCGGCAAGGCGATTCTCTACGCCGACGAGATCACCCGCTCGATGAAGGAGGCGATGGACGAGACTGCCCGCCGCCGCGAGCGGCAGATCGAATACAACACGCTCCACGGAATCACCCCCAAGACCGTGGTGCGGCGTATCGCCGACATCATGGAAGGCGCGCGCGCCGACCTCGGGTCGCGCGGGAAGGGCAAGAAGGGCAAGGAACCGAAGAAGGTGGCCGAGGCCGCGCCGGACTACGGGTCGCTCAGCCCGGAGCAGGCGGGCACACTGATCAAGAAGCTCGAGGCGCGCATGTACAAGCACGCGCAGAACCTGGAGTTCGAGGAGGCGGGCAAGGTGCGCGACGAGATCCACCGCGTGCGCGAGCGCGCCCTCCGTTGA